A region from the Deltaproteobacteria bacterium genome encodes:
- a CDS encoding choice-of-anchor D domain-containing protein: protein MKHLLSRYLPIFTSLSVLVGCQCSEGLDSISPDLPKIDICVASADGEGEVCYEALKAATREENCSASGDCVLPELNAEIGRVVAGENSRLPVTVKNLGDSDLIFYNPTVATGSSTQFRIAPGVSQDPQGIYIVLEPGENFVFEAELRGNLCGPQTARWVLTSNDGRVPDGQDGFGFVGQPDNPIYLNLTGTVGGPCLCAIGATNLDFGGVIVGTESTQRWRFESCGDEAIMVSEATIGMATGGSEVFTIAETIWPESGLLEPGEEGAVDIRYLPTVIAPPADAGQLWLYTDVPTAQPYFPVDILGRGLERPSCELGTFPGSIVFGQAAAGASHNFRLFNNGEIACRVYDAQRTSGATDFELTGVLPTQEVPMVLQPGEHIELTVQFLGGVTSYVESMFTLYADDSYGTQVSTDLIATANPPVGDGCVLDVQPSYGDFGDVNIGEIQNIGFNLSNLSEGDFFNGRCNINDIYLVAGNQEYRLGDMSELTSFLGIPPGGMMDTSVNVFFEPMSEGIKLETLRIISNDMYQPTLDIPLYGNVMGSRLCVGVDGVAPATVQCGPSQPCDSFDFGIAGPGTTVDQDVVLTNCGAGVLDIRGIEMDAASAPEFLKVSPSGDSLPMELAAGESTTVRVRYTPSESDGDFGAFTVLSNASGAQEARVNLSGNYDGTCTQIISCNPVMTHFGTVEVDTSGVRSVTCTNFGTESLNITDVVVTGSSAISMATNTYATLQPGENVNLQFLCAPVAGGVHQADIQVLSDACENAPFNLSALCNAYVPEVPDCIGSDVYEPLEKWRWTGTSTYPGYDDVWMTPIVMNLTDDNADGVVDVMDTPDVIFTALESSMDMLGGGGGGQDAFCNANNASPAVVIAVSGDDGSTIWEWGRLPEGDPADPMARAMEAEAQLAAGDIDGDGLAEIIGVKYTYIAPNENCEMTDPGCCIRGKFAHGSLYALEHDGTFKWESQLWRMPEFVIENGGGPAIGDMNGDGWPEIAFGNAVFSHNGQLLFEGTTSTSADGGDGEGGAGHGPMSVFVDLNGDGTNELVSGRTAFNYAGEKIWHREDLADGLSTVANVDADSNPEVILLTASNDLLVLEDDGTTLYGPLHISSGQLNEDGEDEGFIATNPAVGDLDGDGYPEIVISATNWVYVFEHDLTLKWKAQSSDQTGASGPTTFDFEGDGRAEVVYADEGNVFIWDGVDGHLKYQAARGSRTIFDNPVIVDVDNNGHADILLAMESPLGDVGMHGVIAYSNDKENWVGTRRVWNQHSYHISNISESGIVPAFEGAGWIEHNVYRSNVVRCE from the coding sequence ATGAAGCATCTTTTGAGTCGGTACCTACCGATCTTTACGAGTCTTAGCGTCTTGGTGGGCTGCCAGTGCAGCGAAGGTCTAGACAGTATCAGTCCGGACCTGCCTAAGATTGACATCTGTGTGGCATCGGCCGATGGCGAAGGCGAGGTCTGCTACGAGGCACTTAAAGCTGCAACGCGGGAAGAAAATTGTTCAGCTTCCGGCGATTGTGTCTTGCCCGAACTGAATGCAGAGATTGGGCGTGTGGTTGCTGGGGAAAACAGCCGCCTGCCTGTGACCGTGAAGAATCTGGGCGATTCGGATTTGATTTTCTACAATCCAACGGTGGCAACTGGCTCCTCAACTCAGTTTAGAATTGCTCCCGGAGTGTCACAGGATCCTCAGGGTATCTACATTGTTTTAGAGCCAGGTGAGAACTTTGTATTCGAGGCGGAGCTACGAGGTAACCTATGTGGGCCTCAGACAGCACGCTGGGTTTTGACATCCAATGATGGGCGAGTGCCCGATGGCCAAGATGGCTTTGGTTTTGTTGGTCAACCAGACAACCCGATTTACCTAAATCTGACAGGAACTGTGGGAGGTCCTTGTTTATGCGCCATTGGTGCCACGAATCTCGATTTTGGTGGTGTCATTGTGGGAACTGAGTCAACGCAGCGTTGGCGTTTTGAATCGTGTGGCGATGAGGCAATCATGGTTTCTGAAGCGACGATTGGAATGGCGACGGGCGGTTCCGAAGTCTTCACCATCGCTGAAACGATATGGCCGGAATCAGGTTTGCTTGAGCCTGGTGAGGAAGGCGCGGTTGATATTCGGTACTTGCCTACTGTGATTGCACCTCCTGCGGATGCAGGGCAGCTTTGGCTCTACACGGATGTACCCACGGCCCAACCTTATTTTCCGGTTGATATTTTAGGTCGAGGACTCGAGAGACCTTCGTGTGAACTGGGTACATTCCCTGGGAGCATCGTTTTTGGACAAGCCGCAGCGGGTGCGTCCCATAACTTTCGGCTGTTTAACAACGGTGAAATTGCTTGTCGGGTGTACGATGCTCAAAGAACATCAGGCGCGACTGATTTTGAGCTGACCGGTGTTTTACCAACTCAAGAAGTCCCGATGGTTCTGCAGCCTGGCGAGCATATAGAACTCACGGTGCAGTTTTTAGGTGGTGTCACGTCCTATGTGGAGTCGATGTTCACGCTTTATGCAGATGACTCTTACGGTACACAGGTATCTACAGACCTTATAGCCACTGCGAACCCTCCGGTTGGAGATGGATGTGTCTTGGATGTGCAGCCAAGCTATGGAGACTTTGGCGACGTTAATATTGGCGAGATTCAAAACATCGGTTTCAATTTATCGAATTTAAGCGAGGGCGATTTCTTCAATGGCCGTTGTAATATTAACGATATTTACCTCGTTGCTGGAAACCAGGAATACCGCTTGGGCGATATGAGTGAGCTGACAAGCTTTTTGGGAATTCCACCCGGTGGCATGATGGATACGTCTGTTAATGTTTTCTTCGAGCCGATGAGCGAGGGCATCAAGTTGGAAACCCTACGTATTATTTCCAACGATATGTACCAGCCCACCTTAGATATCCCTCTTTACGGAAATGTCATGGGTTCGAGGCTTTGTGTTGGAGTGGATGGCGTGGCGCCGGCGACCGTTCAATGTGGACCATCTCAGCCCTGTGATAGTTTTGATTTTGGTATAGCGGGTCCGGGGACGACGGTTGATCAAGATGTGGTTTTAACAAATTGCGGAGCGGGTGTTTTAGATATTCGTGGAATTGAGATGGATGCTGCCAGCGCACCTGAGTTTTTAAAGGTATCGCCAAGCGGTGATTCATTACCGATGGAACTCGCGGCAGGAGAGAGCACAACGGTAAGAGTGCGGTATACCCCGTCGGAATCCGATGGTGATTTTGGTGCTTTCACCGTGCTGTCGAATGCTTCAGGTGCACAGGAGGCACGGGTTAATTTAAGTGGTAATTATGATGGTACCTGCACGCAAATTATATCTTGCAACCCCGTGATGACTCATTTTGGTACTGTTGAAGTGGACACAAGTGGCGTGCGAAGTGTCACTTGCACCAATTTTGGCACTGAGAGTTTAAATATTACTGACGTGGTTGTCACTGGCTCGTCGGCGATATCGATGGCGACCAATACCTATGCAACATTGCAGCCTGGTGAGAATGTAAACTTACAGTTTCTTTGCGCGCCGGTGGCAGGTGGTGTCCATCAAGCCGACATTCAGGTGCTCAGTGATGCCTGTGAAAACGCACCCTTTAATTTGAGTGCTCTTTGCAATGCTTATGTACCTGAAGTTCCCGATTGCATTGGTTCAGATGTGTATGAGCCACTTGAGAAATGGCGTTGGACCGGCACTTCAACTTATCCAGGGTACGATGATGTTTGGATGACACCCATCGTGATGAATTTAACTGACGACAATGCAGATGGTGTGGTGGACGTGATGGATACACCGGATGTTATCTTTACCGCGCTTGAAAGCAGTATGGATATGTTGGGCGGCGGAGGCGGCGGACAAGATGCTTTTTGTAACGCCAACAACGCATCACCGGCAGTGGTGATTGCGGTCAGCGGCGATGATGGTTCAACAATTTGGGAGTGGGGACGCTTGCCCGAAGGAGACCCCGCGGATCCTATGGCCCGAGCAATGGAGGCCGAAGCTCAGCTGGCAGCAGGTGATATTGATGGTGACGGACTCGCTGAAATCATTGGCGTGAAATACACGTACATTGCGCCCAATGAGAATTGCGAAATGACAGATCCCGGTTGCTGCATTCGCGGAAAGTTTGCCCACGGCTCTCTTTACGCACTTGAGCATGATGGAACTTTTAAATGGGAAAGTCAGTTGTGGCGGATGCCCGAATTTGTGATCGAGAATGGTGGCGGGCCTGCCATTGGCGACATGAACGGTGATGGATGGCCTGAGATTGCATTTGGCAATGCTGTGTTTAGTCATAATGGCCAGCTTTTGTTTGAGGGTACGACTTCGACAAGCGCAGATGGCGGCGATGGCGAAGGCGGTGCAGGGCACGGTCCAATGAGTGTTTTTGTGGATTTAAACGGAGATGGCACAAACGAGCTTGTCTCAGGAAGAACGGCGTTTAATTACGCTGGTGAAAAGATTTGGCATCGAGAAGATTTAGCCGATGGGCTTTCAACCGTTGCCAATGTTGACGCAGATTCAAACCCCGAAGTGATCTTACTGACAGCTTCTAACGACCTGCTGGTTTTAGAAGATGATGGAACAACACTTTATGGACCTCTGCATATCTCCAGTGGCCAGCTTAACGAAGACGGTGAAGACGAGGGATTCATCGCAACGAACCCTGCAGTTGGTGACTTAGACGGCGATGGCTATCCTGAGATTGTTATCTCAGCGACGAATTGGGTGTATGTGTTTGAGCATGATCTTACGCTTAAGTGGAAAGCTCAAAGCAGTGACCAAACAGGCGCGTCGGGGCCAACCACTTTTGATTTCGAAGGTGATGGCCGTGCTGAAGTTGTCTATGCCGATGAGGGCAACGTCTTTATTTGGGACGGAGTGGATGGTCACTTGAAATACCAAGCTGCTCGCGGCTCACGAACTATCTTTGATAATCCAGTAATAGTGGACGTGGACAACAACGGCCACGCAGATATTCTTCTGGCGATGGAATCTCCGCTGGGTGATGTGGGAATGCACGGTGTGATTGCCTACAGCAATGACAAGGAAAACTGGGTGGGGACCCGCCGCGTGTGGAATCAGCACAGCTACCACATTTCTAATATTTCAGAATCGGGAATCGTACCGGCATTCGAGGGAGCCGGTTGGATAGAACACAATGTGTATCG
- a CDS encoding alpha/beta fold hydrolase produces the protein MSNIVVELPSQAIETTFHNSSHSLTEQRSSGRRFWAHTQDGWKLALYHKSPENSGSRMGPILLVHGLGANRYNMDAPVHEINLAEYLRARGHDVWIAELRGAGRSHYTGKFWKKRKTYNFNDIVFQDVPALIKKVQAETGAQRVHWIGHSLGGMLAYASMINGRSDLFGAVVTVGSPGISANQHPFLDFIFPLRAILKLQKWAPYRPASLVGKLFPRITKRIACPALANHSLMNHQDVSALVSVALSPVSTRLVQQFANWYTMSKDQAGSGHQGDYWKNLDTIDRPVLFVAGAADKLVPIENVAEVYNKINTEDKKLLVCSEANGFAGDYGHIDLLLARSARYEIYPEIASWIETHPS, from the coding sequence ATGTCAAACATCGTCGTAGAACTTCCGTCTCAAGCTATAGAGACAACATTTCATAACTCATCACACTCGCTTACGGAGCAACGTAGCAGTGGTCGCCGTTTTTGGGCGCACACTCAAGATGGGTGGAAGCTTGCCCTTTACCACAAATCGCCTGAGAACAGTGGTTCCAGGATGGGACCTATCCTCTTGGTGCATGGACTGGGTGCCAATCGCTACAACATGGATGCCCCGGTACACGAAATCAATTTGGCGGAGTACCTACGCGCAAGAGGGCATGATGTATGGATTGCTGAACTGCGGGGAGCAGGCCGGAGCCACTACACCGGTAAATTTTGGAAAAAGCGTAAAACCTACAACTTCAACGATATTGTCTTTCAAGATGTCCCAGCTCTAATCAAGAAAGTGCAGGCCGAGACGGGAGCTCAGAGAGTTCACTGGATAGGCCACAGTTTGGGCGGAATGCTCGCCTATGCATCGATGATTAACGGACGCAGTGATCTCTTTGGCGCGGTTGTGACTGTGGGCTCACCGGGTATCTCAGCGAACCAACATCCATTTCTCGATTTCATTTTTCCGTTAAGGGCCATTCTCAAACTTCAAAAATGGGCACCCTACCGCCCAGCATCTTTGGTTGGGAAACTCTTTCCTCGAATCACCAAACGCATAGCCTGCCCTGCCCTGGCCAACCATAGCCTCATGAATCATCAAGATGTATCAGCCTTGGTCTCTGTGGCACTCTCACCGGTGTCCACCCGGCTGGTTCAGCAATTCGCAAACTGGTACACTATGTCTAAAGACCAAGCAGGGTCTGGTCATCAAGGCGATTACTGGAAAAATCTCGATACCATCGACCGGCCTGTTTTATTCGTGGCCGGCGCAGCGGATAAACTTGTACCCATCGAAAACGTGGCTGAGGTTTACAATAAAATTAACACTGAAGATAAGAAGCTTCTTGTATGCAGTGAAGCCAATGGTTTTGCCGGGGATTACGGCCACATTGATTTACTGCTCGCGCGCAGCGCTCGGTACGAGATTTATCCAGAGATTGCTTCCTGGATTGAAACACACCCGTCTTAA
- a CDS encoding phytanoyl-CoA dioxygenase, which produces MFIKPDELKNLPPMNTRYKLGETLTEEQLAFLDAYGFVHFEGVASKDEVEGIISELERIEGEWATEERDSINGIPLFWGKDDRGAKFLQRFAFTSRHSKFISKFVTHSRFEPIRRLVGEDARIGEDEKDGVVVNRYMNVPESIHPRLGWHTDGLRDLCYLRMPQRMLNIGLHLDDCDTYNGGLRLLPGSHRQGFMSMCFKKLYFLDHRSDDKEICVTTKAGDLTIHDGRLWHRVARSKLYGQDSLRRTMFVPYLTGPYEPKSSASRTPIYHHLGTAIRATKSKIQAAFA; this is translated from the coding sequence ATGTTTATTAAGCCTGATGAACTCAAGAACCTGCCACCCATGAACACACGTTACAAATTGGGTGAGACTTTAACCGAAGAACAATTGGCATTCTTAGACGCCTACGGATTTGTTCATTTCGAGGGTGTCGCTTCAAAGGATGAAGTAGAGGGTATCATCTCTGAACTTGAAAGAATCGAAGGCGAGTGGGCAACCGAAGAGCGAGATTCCATCAATGGAATTCCTTTATTTTGGGGCAAGGACGACCGAGGAGCAAAATTCCTTCAACGGTTTGCGTTCACCTCTCGTCACTCGAAGTTTATCAGTAAGTTTGTGACTCATAGCCGATTTGAGCCAATCCGCCGCCTTGTGGGCGAGGATGCGCGCATCGGCGAAGACGAAAAAGATGGTGTGGTGGTCAATCGATACATGAACGTCCCTGAAAGCATTCATCCTCGCTTGGGTTGGCACACTGATGGTCTGCGAGACCTCTGTTATCTGCGCATGCCGCAAAGAATGCTTAATATAGGCCTTCACCTCGACGACTGCGATACCTACAACGGTGGGCTTCGTTTATTACCGGGGAGCCATCGCCAAGGGTTTATGTCGATGTGTTTTAAGAAGCTTTATTTTCTTGATCACAGAAGTGACGACAAGGAAATCTGCGTGACGACAAAGGCCGGTGATTTAACCATTCATGATGGTCGTCTCTGGCACCGGGTAGCGCGTTCTAAACTGTATGGACAAGATAGCCTGCGCCGCACGATGTTTGTTCCCTACCTTACGGGGCCTTATGAGCCTAAAAGCAGTGCCAGCCGTACGCCGATTTATCACCATCTTGGAACTGCAATAAGAGCCACCAAGTCGAAGATTCAAGCAGCGTTTGCGTAA